A stretch of DNA from Hydrogenophaga sp. SL48:
CCACTGTCGGCGCAGCGGCTGACGGCGGCGGTGAAGGCAGCGGCGCATGCCAGCCTGCCGCCGGTTTCTTTGAACTGAGCCGCAGGTATCGAGCAAGCACCTTCGCTTGCCGGAGCACGTGCCTTGCCCAGCACACACCGTGGAACCGGCTTCGCCGGGCCACTGGTGTGGTCCCCCTCAGGGGGAAGCCGCGAAGCGGCGCAGGGGGGTCAACCTTTCAAGCAGCTGCTCATGAACGCCTTGCGCTCGTCGCCCTTCAGGGTCTTGGCCTTGGGGTCGGCGTTGCAGGTCTTCATCTTGTTCTGTTGGGCGGTGCCGACAGCGGTGTCGCCGCTCAGGCAGGACTTCATGAAGGCCTTGCGCGCGTCGCCTTTGAGGGTTTTGGCCTGCGTGTTGGCGTTGCAGGCCTTCATGCGGTTCTGCTGGGCGGACGGCGCTTTCTCGGCCGCTGCAGGCGTGGCCGGTGTGGCAGCGGTCGCAGGCGCAGCCGGGGTGGCCGGGGTGGCGGCGGGAGCCGCCGCCTGTGCCTTGGCTGGCGCCGCCGCGGGTGCGGCGGCAGGGGCGGCGGTTTGAGCCAGGGCCATGGACAAAGAGCCGGCCAGCGCGATCAAGGTGATGAGTTGTTTCATGGAGGTCCTCTGGTTGGAAGGGCGTCCCCGGATGTCGGTGCCGCCTTGCCCGGTGCCGGGCCCGTTGAACATACCGCATCCGGCCGCGCCGCCCCTGGCAGGCCGCCCCCGTAAAATCCCGCCCCATGCTCTCAGTCAAACAAGAATTGCTCAGCGGCCTGGCCGCCGGGCTGGAAACCCTGTCCCCCGGCGCGGGCGCCCGCGCGGCTTTTGAATCACCCAAGGTGGCCGCGCACGGCGATTTCGCCTGCACCGCGGCCATGCAGCTGGCCAAGCCGCTCAAGCTCAACCCCCGCCAGCTGGCGGAAACCCTGCGCGCCACGCTGCTGGCCCAGCCGGCGTACCAGCGGTGGGTGTCCGACATCGACATCGCCGGCCCGGGCTTCATCAACATCCGCCTCAAGCCGGCCGCGAAGCAGCAGACCGTGCGTGAAATCCTCGACGCCGCCGAGGCGTTCGGGCAACAGCCGCGCAACGGTCAGCGACTGATGGTCGAGTTCGTCTCGGCCAACCCAACCGGCCCGCTGCACGTGGGCCACGGTCGCCAGGCCGCGCTGGGCGACGCCATCTGCAGCCTGTACCAGACCCAGGGCTGGGACGTGCACCGCGAGTTCTATTACAACGACGCGGGCGTGCAGATCGGCACCCTGGCCCATTCCACGCAACTGCGTGTCAACGGCTTCAAGCCGGGTGACGAATGCTGGCCGACCGACCCCGAGAACCCGGCCAGCAAGGGGTTCTACAACGGCGACTACATCCAGGACATCGCCAACGATTTCCTGGCGAAGAAGACCGTCAAGTCCGACGACCGCGAGTTCACCGCCAGCGGCGACGCGCAAGACCTCGACGGCATGCGCCAGTTCGCGGTGGCCTACCTGCGCCACGAGCAGGACCTGGACCTGCAGGCCTTTGCCGTCAAGTTCGACCACTACTACCTGGAGTCCAGCCTGTACACCAGCGGCCGCGTGGACGCGACGGTGAAGAAACTCGTGGACGCCGGCAAAACCTACGAGCTCGACGGCGCGCTGTGGCTCAAGTCCACCGAGTACGGCGACGACAAGGACCGCGTCATGCGCAAGGGCGACGGCACCTACACCTACTTCGTGCCCGACGTGGCCTACCACATCGCCAAGTGGGAGCGCGGTTTCACCAAGGTCATCAACATCCAGGGCACCGACCACCACGGCACCATTGCGCGCGTGCGCGCCGGCTTGCAGGCCGCTGGCGTGGGCATCCCCCAGGGCTACCCCGACTACGTGCTGCACACCATGGTGCGTGTGGTGCGCGGCGGCGAAGAGGTGAAGATCAGCAAGCGCGCCGGCAGCTACGTGACCCTGCGCGACCTGATCGAATGGACCAGCAAGGACGCGGTGCGTTTCTTCCTGCTCAGCCGCAAGCCCGACACCGAATACACCTTCGACGTTGACCTGGCCGTGCAGAAGAACAACGACAACCCGGTGTATTACGTGCAGTACGCCCACGCGCGCATCTGCTCCGTGCTCGCGGCCTGGGGCGGCGATGTGGCGACGCTGAAGGACGTGGACCTCGCGCCGCTGGACAGCCCGGCGGCACAGGCGCTCATGCTGTTGCTGGCCAAGTACCCGGCCATGCTCAGCGACGCCGCACGCGACTTCGCGCCGCACGACGTGACCTTCTACCTGCGCGAACTGGCCGCGAGTTACCACAGCTACTACGACGCCGAGCGCATCCTGGTGGACGACGAGGCCGTGAAAAAGGCCCGTCTGGCGCTGGTCGCTGCCACCGCGCAGGTATTGCACAATGGTTTGGCGGTGCTCGGCGTGAGCGCACCGCAAAAGATGTGAATTGAAAGCACCCATGAAACTTCAAGCTACGCAGGCGAGAAAGCACCACGGCGGCACCCTCACGGGTTTCGTGGTCGGCCTGCTCGTCGGTCTGGGCGTGGCCCTGTCGGTGGCGGTGTACGTCACCCGCGTGCCCGTGCCGTTCGTGGACCGGGGCGTGTCGCGCAAACCGGCGCAGGACGCGGCCGAGGCCGAACGCAACAAGGGCTGGAACCCGAACGCTGGCCTGGCGGGCAAACCCGCGCCGTTGCCTGAGCCCCCTGTGGCGCCGCAGCCGTCCACCCCCGAGCAGACGCCACCCGACAAGGACGCGAGCGCCACCAAGACCGATCCGGCCAAACCCGGCGCCACCAAACCCGCCGATGCGGCCACGGCCAAGCCCGAAGCCGATCCGCTGGGTGATCTCATGAAGTCCAAGACCGGGGCTGCCGCCGACCCGGCTGCGGCGGGCGCCGATCCGTTCGCGTATTTCGTCCAGGCCGGGGCCTTCAGGTCACCCGAAGAGGCGCAGGCCCAGAAGGCGCGCCTGGCGATGCTGGGCATGGACGCCAGCGTCAGCGAGCGCGAGCAGGCGGGGCGCACCGTCTACCGTGTGCGCATGGGCCCCTTCGGCCAGAAGTCGATGGCCGACGCCACCCGCGAGCAGCTGGAGGTCAACGGGGTGGAGGCCGCGCTGGTGCGCGTGCAACGCTGACGCTGGTGCTGCCGGCTCACGGAACTTTTCGCTTTGGACACAGCCCCAACACACCCTTTCAAGGAGTTTGACCACATGGACCGTCGAGTTTTTTCCCGCAGCCTGTTCTCTGTCGGCGCCGCCGCAGCGGCCGGCATGAGTTTGACGCCCGCGCTCGCCCAGCGCGTCGCGTTCCAGGAGGGCAAGGACTTTGTGCGCCTGGCCAAGCCCGCGCTGACCGAATCGCCCGCAGGGCAGGTCGAGGTGGTGGAGTTCTTTGCCTACAGCTGCATCCACTGCTTCAACTTCGAGCCGGTCTTCAACGAATGGGTCAAACGCAAACCGGCCCACGTCAACGTGCGTCGCATGCCGGTGGCCTTCAACCAGAACTTCGTGCCGATGCAGCGCCTGTATTTCACGCTGGAAGCCATGGGCCTGGTCGACAAGCTGCACGAGAAGGTGTTCAAGGCGATCCACGAAGAGCGCCTGCCGCTGACCACCGCACCGGCCATCCTGGCCTGGGTGGAAAAGCAGGGCGTGAACCGCGACCAGTTCACCGGCATCTTCAACGGTGCCGCGGCCAAGCTGGGTGAAAAGGCGATCGGTCTTCAGGACGCCTACCAGGTCGAAGGCACGCCCGCACTGGGCGTCGCCGGGCGCTTCTACGTGGGCGGCCAGGGTCCACGCACCCTGCTGGTCGCCGACACGCTGATCGCCGAGGTTCGCAAGGGCTGAGCTTTTCGGTCCACGCGCACAAGGCCCGCTGTCTGCGGGCCTTGTGCTTTCAGGTGGGGAACAAACTCACGCCGAGGCAGCGAAACGTGTTTTGCACCGCTACAATGAATGCAAGATTTGTGCCCTCCCCAAAGCCATGCCCCAACACACCACGCCCCACCGTCCTTCTGCCTGGTTGTTTGTCGCGGTCCTCGCGCTGACGCTGTCCTCCGCTGCCCGGGCGGAAAAAGCCGACAAAGACAAACCCATGAACGTGGAGGCCGACGCCCTGCG
This window harbors:
- a CDS encoding PsiF family protein, with the translated sequence MKQLITLIALAGSLSMALAQTAAPAAAPAAAPAKAQAAAPAATPATPAAPATAATPATPAAAEKAPSAQQNRMKACNANTQAKTLKGDARKAFMKSCLSGDTAVGTAQQNKMKTCNADPKAKTLKGDERKAFMSSCLKG
- the argS gene encoding arginine--tRNA ligase is translated as MLSVKQELLSGLAAGLETLSPGAGARAAFESPKVAAHGDFACTAAMQLAKPLKLNPRQLAETLRATLLAQPAYQRWVSDIDIAGPGFINIRLKPAAKQQTVREILDAAEAFGQQPRNGQRLMVEFVSANPTGPLHVGHGRQAALGDAICSLYQTQGWDVHREFYYNDAGVQIGTLAHSTQLRVNGFKPGDECWPTDPENPASKGFYNGDYIQDIANDFLAKKTVKSDDREFTASGDAQDLDGMRQFAVAYLRHEQDLDLQAFAVKFDHYYLESSLYTSGRVDATVKKLVDAGKTYELDGALWLKSTEYGDDKDRVMRKGDGTYTYFVPDVAYHIAKWERGFTKVINIQGTDHHGTIARVRAGLQAAGVGIPQGYPDYVLHTMVRVVRGGEEVKISKRAGSYVTLRDLIEWTSKDAVRFFLLSRKPDTEYTFDVDLAVQKNNDNPVYYVQYAHARICSVLAAWGGDVATLKDVDLAPLDSPAAQALMLLLAKYPAMLSDAARDFAPHDVTFYLRELAASYHSYYDAERILVDDEAVKKARLALVAATAQVLHNGLAVLGVSAPQKM
- a CDS encoding SPOR domain-containing protein, with product MKLQATQARKHHGGTLTGFVVGLLVGLGVALSVAVYVTRVPVPFVDRGVSRKPAQDAAEAERNKGWNPNAGLAGKPAPLPEPPVAPQPSTPEQTPPDKDASATKTDPAKPGATKPADAATAKPEADPLGDLMKSKTGAAADPAAAGADPFAYFVQAGAFRSPEEAQAQKARLAMLGMDASVSEREQAGRTVYRVRMGPFGQKSMADATREQLEVNGVEAALVRVQR
- a CDS encoding thiol:disulfide interchange protein DsbA/DsbL; this translates as MDRRVFSRSLFSVGAAAAAGMSLTPALAQRVAFQEGKDFVRLAKPALTESPAGQVEVVEFFAYSCIHCFNFEPVFNEWVKRKPAHVNVRRMPVAFNQNFVPMQRLYFTLEAMGLVDKLHEKVFKAIHEERLPLTTAPAILAWVEKQGVNRDQFTGIFNGAAAKLGEKAIGLQDAYQVEGTPALGVAGRFYVGGQGPRTLLVADTLIAEVRKG